One window of Nicotiana tomentosiformis chromosome 11, ASM39032v3, whole genome shotgun sequence genomic DNA carries:
- the LOC104118933 gene encoding LRR receptor-like serine/threonine-protein kinase GHR1 produces MQSAICLVLLFLVELVKGSLDLDVLLELKKGVLKDPLGKVLSSWDSKSLGPNGCPKNWYGISCSDGHVTSIELNDVGLVGALDFAAIAGLKMLQNLSVANNQLSGKITKEVGLIVSLEYLDLSKNLFSGSIPSELTSLKNLVSLNLSLNSLDGMVPSGFASLEKLKYLDLHSNALSSDIMLLLASLGDVEYVDISSNKFIGSLDLQVGNSSFVSSIQYLNISHNNLAGELFPHDGMPYFDSLEVFDASDNQLTGIIPSFNFVVSLRILRLGNNQLSGSVPEALLEESSMILSELDLSQNQLAGPIASISAVNLKLLNLSYNQLSGPLPVKVGRCAIIDLSNNLLTGKVSRIQGWGNYAEVIVLSSNTLTGTFPNQTSQFLRLTSLKISNNSLEGVLPAILGTYPELKMIDLSINQLSGTLLPSLFNSSRLTDINVSFNKFTGSIPIVAFKSENLSLISLDLSHNELSGLLPPGLGKFPDMVYLDISNNDFEGGLPSDLSDKLEYFNVSNNNLSGTVPKNLWRFPISSFQPGNPLLVLPKHVEAPSEGDSTLNLRSHGPRMKSTIRAALIAGLVCSVSVIALLTLVIYRKAHQRDGGKDDTKVTKGKKGLSLSDIKNGHDTRDQGMPVSTVQNEPISSSISVMSSANLSPSKVQDQSKSPNSLRVSSPDKLAGDLHLLDNSLKFTAEELSCAPAEAVGRSCHGTLYKAMLGSGQEFAVKWLKEGIVKGKKEFAREAKKLGSIRHPNLVSLQGYYWGPKEHERLLISNYTNAPCLALYLLGKDADSYKLQPLSFEERLEVSVDVARCLNYLHHESAIPHGNLKSTNVLIETPNVNALLTDYSLHRLMTSAGTAEQVLNAGALGYRPPEFASTSKPCPSLKSDVYAFGVILLELLTGRSSAEIVPGNSEVLDLTEWVRLLAIKNRSIECFDPFLLGKESNEGVHAILDSMLQVALKCILPADERPDMRMVFEELCSIVQ; encoded by the exons ATGCAGTCTGCCATTTGTTTGGTGCTGCTATTTTTAGTTGAGTTAGTTAAAGGAAGCTTAGATTTGGATGTTCTTTTGGAGCTTAAGAAGGGTGTTCTTAAAGACCCTTTAGGGAAAGTCCTTTCTTCATGGGATTCTAAGTCATTAGGACCAAATGGGTGCCCCAAAAATTGGTATGGTATCAGTTGTAGTGATGGCCATGTCACTTCAATTGAACTAAATGATGTTGGTCTAGTTGGAGCTTTGGATTTTGCAGCTATTGCTGGCCTAAAAATGCTGCAGAATTTGTCTGTTGCAAACAACCAATTGAGTGGGAAAATTACTAAGGAAGTTGGTTTGATTGTTTCATTGGAATACTTGGATCTTTCCAAGAACTTGTTTAGTGGCTCTATACCCTCTGAGCTGACTAGTTTAAAGAACTTGGTATCTCTTAATCTTTCTTTAAACAGCCTCGACGGAATGGTTCCGTCTGGTTTTGCTAGTCTTGAGAAATTGAAGTATCTGGATTTGCATTCTAATGCCTTGTCAAGTGATATTATGCTGCTACTGGCCTCATTGGGTGATGTAGAGTATGTCGATATCAGTAGCAACAAGTTTATTGGATCACTAGACCTGCAAGTAGGAAATTCGAGCTTCGTCTCGTCAATTCAGTATTTGAACATTAGTCATAATAACCTGGCCGGGGAGCTCTTTCCTCATGATGGAATGCCATACTTTGATAGCTTAGAGGTGTTTGATGCAAGTGACAATCAGCTTACTGGTATTATTCCGTCCTTCAATTTTGTAGTTTCTCTTCGAATTCTTAGGCTTGGGAACAATCAGTTGTCTGGATCAGTACCCGAAGCTCTTTTGGAGGAAAGCTCAATGATCTTATCAGAATTGGACCTGAGCCAGAATCAGCTTGCAG GTCCCATCGCAAGTATAAGTGCCGTGAATCTCAAGCTTCTAAATTTATCCTACAACCAGCTGTCAGGCCCCTTGCCTGTAAAGGTTGGGCGTTGTGCCATCATAGACCTGAGCAACAATCTGCTAACTGGAAAAGTTTCCCGGATCCAAGGTTGGGGAAATTACGCTGAAGTTATTGTGTTAAGCTCAAATACTTTGACGGGAACCTTTCCCAACCAAACTTCCCAGTTCTTGAGGCTTACTTCGTTAAAGATTTCAAACAACTCACTTGAAGGTGTGTTACCAGCTATTTTAGGTACATACCCCGAACTTAAAATGATTGATCTTAGCATTAACCAACTTAGTGGTACTCTCCTTCCCAGCCTTTTCAACTCTAGCAGATTGACTGATATTAACGTGTCTTTCAACAAATTTACCGGCAGTATACCTATAGTGGCATTCAAGTCAGAGAATTTAAGCTTGATTTCTCTAGATCTTTCACATAATGAATTATCTGGTCTTTTGCCTCCGGGGCTGGGCAAGTTCCCGGACATGGTATATCTGGATATCTCTAATAATGATTTTGAAGGTGGCCTTCCTAGTGACCTCTCTGACAAATTGGAATATTTCAATGTGTCTAATAACAATCTTTCTGGAACGGTTCCGAAAAATTTATGGAGGTTTCCTATCTCCTCGTTCCAACCGGGGAATCCCTTGCTTGTACTGCCAAAGCACGTCGAAGCTCCGTCAGAAGGAGATTCCACTTTGAACTTGAGAAGTCACGGCCCTCGCATGAAATCCACCATCAGGGCTGCCCTTATTGCTGGTCTGGTCTGTAGTGTATCTGTCATAGCTTTGTTGACATTAGTAATCTACCGCAAGGCTCATCAACGAGATGGTGGGAAGGATGATACCAAAGTAACTAAGGGTAAAAAAG GTTTGTCTTTATCCGATATAAAAAACGGACATGATACAAGAGATCAAGGGATGCCAGTGTCAACAGTCCAAAATGAGCCGATATCTTCTTCTATATCTGTTATGTCATCAGCCAATCTATCGCCTTCTAAGGTTCAAGATCAATCCAAAAGCCCTAACTCACTCAGGGTTTCTTCTCCTGATAAACTGGCTGGAGATTTGCATCTATTAGATAACTCCTTGAAGTTCACTgcagaagaattatcatgtgctCCTGCAGAAGCTGTAGGCAGAAGTTGTCACGGAACATTGTATAAAGCTATGCTTGGTTCAGGCCAAGAATTTGCTGTCAAATGGCTTAAGGAAGGGATAGTGAAAGGCAAAAAGGAATTTGCTAGAGAAGCTAAGAAACTGGGGAGTATTAGGCATCCAAATTTAGTTTCTCTTCAGGGTTACTACTGGGGTCCCAAAGAGCACGAGAGGCTTCTCATATCGAATTACACCAATGCACCATGTTTAGCTCTCTATCTTCTTGGTAAAG ATGCAGACTCCTATAAGCTACAACCGTTGTCTTTTGAGGAGCGGCTCGAGGTCTCTGTAGATGTAGCTCGTTGTCTAAACTACCTTCACCATGAAAGTGCCATACCTCATGGCAACCTGAAATCCACAAATGTACTAATAGAAACGCCTAACGTGAATGCCCTCCTTACAGATTACAGTCTTCATCGGTTAATGACATCAGCTGGAACAGCAGAACAAGTACTAAATGCCGGTGCACTTGGTTATCGGCCTCCTGAATTTGCAAGTACAAGTAAACCTTGCCCGTCGTTGAAAAGTGATGTTTATGCGTTCGGGGTTATCTTGTTGGAACTGTTGACTGGAAGAAGTTCTGCAGAAATTGTTCCTGGAAATTCAGAAGTGCTGGATTTAACAGAATGGGTGAGATTGTTGGCCATCAAAAACCGCTCAATCGAGTGTTTTGATCCATTTTTATTGGGAAAAGAGAGCAACGAAGGCGTGCATGCGATTCTTGATAGCATGCTTCAGGTTGCTCTCAAGTGTATTTTGCCAGCTGATGAAAGGCCTGATATGAGAATGGTTTTTGAGGAACTTTGTTCAATAGTACAATAA